CCAAGAACTAGTCAGAGAAATAAGAGACATTAGAGAAGTCACTAGGTATCTCAAAGGTAAAAAATTTGAACTCTCAACAGGTGGAATGAAAAGCAAATTACAAGCAGGCTTCACTTGTATGAAATCAGGAGTAGAATGTGTTATTGCAAATGGCTTTAACAAGGATATCTTGAATGATGCTGTAAATGGAATTACTGGGACAAAATTTATCCCCGATAGCAAAGGAAGGTCCTTCAAAGATAGACTTCTTATCCTAGCAAGAAAAAAAGGTAGTATAATAGTTGATAACGGTGCCGTGGATGCTATAAGGAAAAAGAAAAGCCTTCTACCTGTTGGAGTAAAGGAAGTAAAAGGTAAATTCTCGGTAGGAGACCCGATATTCATTACAGACCTCAATGGAAACAACATAGCAATAGGAATAACAAACTACTCATCAAGCGAAGTAAGTAAAATAAAAGGAAAAAGAACATACGAGATAGAAGAGATACTCGGAACTACCGAATTTGACGAAGAAGTCATACATATAGACAATATGGTAATACTCTAAATGTCAATTACTTCCCAACCACAGAATATCTACAGAAATTTTTATAAGAACAAAACTTACAATTCTCATAACTAGGTTTAGGCTCAAAGTTGCCTTCAAGAATTACTTTAAAGGCCTCTCTAATTCTATCTAAGACAACCTTCTCGTCAAAAGGTCCATATATTACCTCCCCTGTCTCAAACGAAAACAACCCCATCCTCGCAATCTTTATGTTAGTGTATTTGGAGAATATATACGAGTAGAAAGATGTCTCTAGTAAAAGACTCTGGATATCTTTGTAAAAACTTTTCTTATACTCAAAAACCTCATAACCAAAGGTATTATTGTATATAGCATCTATTATTCCGACCAGTTTAAAGTTCTCAACAAGCACCTCAATTCTAAACTCCGAGTATTCTGGAAAGACACTATCACCGTTGGACTCTCTCATCTCAAGAAAATTTATTATGTTCGTAAGTTGTTTTTCAAAACTCCTTAAACTTTCAATCTGTTGAGAGATATATTTTCTTGATTCCTCAAGATTCTTTCTTGCATTTATTTCCCTCATAACATTATGAAGGTCAGCACCTTTTAACATGCTACCAGTAGGTGGCAGTTTTATCTTTTCAACATTCTTTAAATACCAAGTATAAGGACAGATAAAAATGTTGATAAAATCTACTTTAGACAAAAC
This sequence is a window from Spirochaetota bacterium. Protein-coding genes within it:
- the proB gene encoding glutamate 5-kinase, with amino-acid sequence MLIVVKIGTKIVLNEDIIDRIVVEISKLVSEGNRVVVVSSGAIGLGRRKLGINDNLTLSKKQALSSVGQVELMKLYQNLFSKQGLNVAQILLTYSELTSRKSLLNLINTINELFKMNIIPVINENDAVAVEEIKFGNNDILASLVATTLQADKLVILTDVDGLFKDFGSPNQELVREIRDIREVTRYLKGKKFELSTGGMKSKLQAGFTCMKSGVECVIANGFNKDILNDAVNGITGTKFIPDSKGRSFKDRLLILARKKGSIIVDNGAVDAIRKKKSLLPVGVKEVKGKFSVGDPIFITDLNGNNIAIGITNYSSSEVSKIKGKRTYEIEEILGTTEFDEEVIHIDNMVIL
- a CDS encoding PD-(D/E)XK nuclease family protein, producing MSDSLFSPKHIIVLSKVDFINIFICPYTWYLKNVEKIKLPPTGSMLKGADLHNVMREINARKNLEESRKYISQQIESLRSFEKQLTNIINFLEMRESNGDSVFPEYSEFRIEVLVENFKLVGIIDAIYNNTFGYEVFEYKKSFYKDIQSLLLETSFYSYIFSKYTNIKIARMGLFSFETGEVIYGPFDEKVVLDRIREAFKVILEGNFEPKPSYENCKFCSYKNFCRYSVVGK